Proteins from a genomic interval of Lolium perenne isolate Kyuss_39 chromosome 1, Kyuss_2.0, whole genome shotgun sequence:
- the LOC127339795 gene encoding eukaryotic translation initiation factor 3 subunit D has product MHGTVGRPTSWPGLPAMPRGSLSPRAHRLLTHALLPPSRGITPVPEGQTNFLPETPPPHITSHHIASPARRPAPLRRARSLAMSISLRLALPTARPAPPLRPRARNAGCAPAPPASALRTDALRGCASLPFKQQPAGAARPCRRRGSAAVCHASAYLSPPTMQWVSAAAAAVLFLAKGTGIHKPFLVPLFALQAPTSVISWIKSEYGLWTAFLALLVRLFFSVPGDLELPLSTMLLVSVAPYQVMDLSVLLLAEATGIHKSFLVPLFALQAPPGVISWIKSEYGPWTAFLALLVRLFFPLPGELELPLLTMLLVSVAPYQVMNLSICACNMSGTPSDDMTGQVRPEGDVPDVKVETADQNKVNEMPSPQEEEAVIKKKYGGVLPKKSPLISKDHERAYFDSADWALGKQGGHPQKPKGPLEALRPKLQPTQQQARSRRFLHASADGEEGANSPTEATSQNQDSTETEDKAETKECYPNPKSPFVPTNPNPPFAPPPPPNSSFPIQSATATMGFDVGVVPFNPDGWGPPETPAAPPLLGGAVATASIPFAPFSRSDKLGRIADWTRNPGHPGAHAAASRDSIFDFSSADDSLAAAAEDSSFSLVDAKPPPRHPRFGPKWRFNQRPQLPQRRDEEVEAKRREAEKERARRERHYQNHRSHHHQGFRGNQASQAKPSVDIQPDWTMLEQIPFANFTKLSFAVNDQPEDLLVCGAVESYDRTYDRVNPKTQRRLERFKNRHFFKITTTDDPVIRRLAEEDKATVFATDAILAALMCTPRSILSWDIVVQRVGNKLFFDKRDGAQLDLLTVNETAQEQLPENKDDINSAPSLAVEATYINQNFSQQVLVRDGEKVTFDEPNPFATENEEAASVCYRYRRWKLDDSISIIARCEVHAASVDPSGARQFLTLNALNEFDPKITGVDWKQKLESQRGAVLATELKNNANKLARWTAQALLSGADMMKLGYVSRVQPRDHFNHSILTVMGYKPRDFAAQINLNTANMWGIVKSLVDICMKFEEGKYVLVKDPAKPQLRIYQVPNDAFENDYVEEPLPEEEQVRPATDDVDLTAEEMDAAAEAEANKAATPGGQGEKSAETTVA; this is encoded by the exons CATCGCATCACCGGCGAGGAGGCCAGCTCCGCTCCGACGAGCCCGCTCGCTCGCCATGTCCATCTCTCTGCGCCTCGCGCTCCCCACGGCCCGTCCCGCGCCCCCGCTGCGGCCGCGGGCGCGGAATGCGGGCTGCGCCCCCGCCCCGCCCGCCTCCGCCCTGCGGACCGACGCGCTCAG GGGATGCGCCTCGCTGCCGTTCAAGCAGCAGCCCGCGGGCGCGGCGCGGCCGtgccgccgccgcggctccgccgCCGTGTGCCACGCGTCCGCCTACCTCAGCCCGCCCACCATGCAGTGGGTCTCCGCCGCGGCCGCAGC AGTACTATTTCTTGCTAAAGGCACAGGCATACACAAACCCTTCCtcgtgccattgtttgctctgcaaGCACCTACCAGTGTAATCTCATGGATCAA GAGTGAATATGGACTGTGGACTGCTTTTCTTGCACTTTTGGTGCGGTTGTTCTTCTCCGTTCCAG GTGACCTGGAGCTTCCACTTTCGACAATGCTACTTGTCAGCGTTGCACCTTACCAGGTGATGGATCTGAG TGTGCTATTGCTTGCTGAAGCCACAGGCATACACAAGTCCTTCcttgtgccattgtttgctctgcaaGCACCTCCCGGTGTAATCTCATGGATCAA GAGTGAATATGGACCGTGGACTGCTTTTCTCGCGCTTTTGGTGCGTTTGTTCTTCCCCCTTCCAG GTGAACTGGAGCTTCCACTGTTGACGATGCTACTTGTCAGTGTTGCTCCTTACCAGGTGATGAACCTGAG CATCTGTGCGTGCAATATGTCGGGGACTCCATCTGATGATATGACTGGTCAAGTGAGGCCTGAAGGAGATGTTCCGGATGTGAAAGTGGAAACTGCCGACCAGAATAAAGTAAATGAGATGCCTTCACCACAGGAAGAG GAAGCAGTAATCAAGAAAAAGTATGGAGGGGTACTGCCCAAAAAGTCACCACTTATATCCAAG GACCATGAGAGGGCTTACTTTGATTCTGCTGATTGGGCTCTGGGGAAG CAAGGAGGACATCCTCAAAAACCTAAAGGACCGCTTGAAGCACTTCGACCAAAATTACAG CCTACTCAACAGCAAGCCCGTTCACGCCGATTTCTCCACGCATCTGCTGACGGTGAAG AGGGTGCCAACTCGCCTACTGAGGCTACGAGCCAGAACCAGGATTCCACCGAGACTGAGGACAAGGCCGAGACCAAGGAATG TTACCCAAACCCTAAAAGCCCCTTCGTCCCAACAAACCCTAACCCACCCTTTGCGCCGCCACCTCCTCCAAACTCCAGCTTCCCGATCCAATCCGCCACCGCAACCATGGGCTTCGACGTCGGCGTCGTCCCCTTCAACCCCGACGGCTGGGGCCCTCCCGAgaccccggccgcgccgccgctcctcggcggcgccgtcgccaccgcctccatccccTTCGCGCCCTTCTCCCGCTCCGACAAGCTGGGCCGCATCGCCGACTGGACCCGCAACCCTGGCCACCCCGGCGCGCACGCCGCCGCCTCGCGCGATTCCATCTTCGACTTCTCCTCCGCCGACgactccctcgccgccgccgccgaggacTCCTCCTTCAGCCTCGTCGACGCCAAGCCGCCGCCGCGCCACCCGCGCTTCGGCCCCAAGTGGCGCTTCAACCAGCGCCCGCAGCTGCCCCAGCGCCGCGACGAGGAGGTCGAGGCCAAGCGCCGCGAGGCCGAGAAGGAGCGCGCCCGCCGCGAGCGCCACTACCAGAACCACCGCTCCCACCAccaccagggcttccgcggcaacCAGGCCTCCCAGGCCAAGCCCTCGGTCGACATCCAGCCCGACTGGACCATGCTCGAGCAGATCCCCTTCGCCAACTTCACCAAGCTCTCCTTCGCCGTCAACGACCAGCCCGAGGACCTCCTCGTCTGCGGCGCCGTCGAGTCCTACGACCGCACCTACGACCGCGTCAACCCCAAGACCCAGCGCCGCCTCGAGCGCTTCAAGAACCGCCACTTCTTCAAGATCACCACCACCGACGACCCCGTCATCCGCCGCCTCGCCGAGGAGGACAAGGCCACCGTCTTCGCCACCGATGCCATCCTCGCCGCGCTCATGTGCACGCCACGCAGCATCCTCTCCTGGGACATCGTCGTGCAGCGCGTCGGCAACAAGCTCTTCTTCGACAAGCGTGATGGCGCGCAGCTCGATCTGCTCACTGTCAACGAGACTGCGCAGGAGCAGCTCCCGGAGAACAAGGACGACATCAACTCGGCGCCGTCGCTTGCTGTCGAGGCCACCTACATCAACCAGAACTTCTCGCAGCAGGTGCTGGTCCGCGACGGCGAGAAGGTTACCTTTGATGAGCCTAACCCGTTTGCAACTGAGAATGAGGAGGCCGCATCTGTTTGCTACCGCTACCGCCGCTGGAAGCTGGACGACAGTATCAGCATCATTGCTCGCTGTGAGGTGCATGCTGCCAGCGTTGATCCCAGCGGTGCTCGCCAGTTCCTGACGCTCAATGCGCTCAATGAGTTTGATCCTAAGATTACTGGTGTGGACTGGAAGCAGAAGCTTGAGAGCCAGCGTGGTGCCGTGCTCGCCACGGAGCTCAAGAACAATGCCAACAAACTTGCTCGCTGGACAGCCCAGGCCTTGCTTTCTGGTGCTGACATGATGAAGCTGGGCTATGTGTCGCGTGTGCAGCCCCGTGACCACTTCAACCACTCCATTCTCACTGTCATGGGGTACAAGCCAAGGGATTTCGCTGCCCAGATCAACCTCAACACTGCAAACATGTGGGGGATTGTCAAGTCACTCGTCGACATATGCATGAAGTTTGAGGAGGGCAAGTATGTGCTTGTCAAGGATCCTGCAAAGCCACAGCTCAGGATCTACCAGGTCCCGAATGATGCATTTGAGAATGATTATGTTGAAGAGCCACTTCCAGAGGAGGAGCAGGTTCGCCCAGCTACAGATGATGTCGACCTTACTGCTGAGGAGATGGATGCTGCTGCAGAGGCAGAGGCAAATAAAGCTGCTACTCCTGGTGGTCAGGGTGAGAAGAGTGCAGAAACTACTGTTGCTTGA